GATATCGCTGATATAGTCAGCTGGCGTTGAGTAGATTTTAACTGGTCGTTGAAGACCGGCATAGTTAAAGAAATCAAAGTTTTCGTCAACGTGGCGGAGCTTGTGGCCATCTTGGTCAGTGCTTTCCGAATAGTTGCCAACCGGCAGAGTCGTGTAATCAAGAATATTGCTGAGTTTAACGGTTAAGCGGTTGTCGCTATCTTTTAGATAATCGTTAATTTCCACCTCAAACGGTGTAAAGCCACCCTTATGATGGGTAATTTCCTGGCCGTTGAGGTAAACCCAAGCTTCATGAGTGGCGGAGCCAAATCGCAAAACTAACCGCTGGCTGCGCAATGGTTTGGCAATATCAAAATTAGTTTCGTACCACACAAAGCCGTTGTGCTCACGAATCTTCTTTGACGCGGTTTGATCATTGAAGGAAGCCGGAACCGAAATGACGTCTTCAGTTGGCAACGGCTGTTTGGGATCGATTGGTGTGATCTCCTCATCGATCATAAATTTCCAGAGTCCTGATAAGTCCAGAACCGTTCTGCTGGGTGTTGTGAGTGGGTATAACATAGTTAAAATCCTCCGTTCGTTAGTCAGTATTTGGATCACTGCTTTTCAATGTCTTTAATATAGGCTAAACTGGGATCGAATACTTATCTAATTTTTACTTAAATCGCATTTTATTGACTTTTATGTAACCGCTACCAGAAAGGATCTTGACGATGACCGCGTATGATAACCAATCAACTGCTGAACTGATTCATTCCCTGACCCAAATTGATATTGCCATCATTCAAAAAGACGGCACCCCCGTGGTGCAAATTCAAGAAAACGTGTTACCAGCCTTCCACCGGCTCAACGAGTTTGATCCGATCTTTCAACAAATTGAGCAATTCCATGCTAATGGGTACCTGACTTACACGGATTCCGCCCAGCTGAGCTACGTGGCGGCCCGCCTTGACCAACCTGACGACCAAGTTGTCGTCTTGGGACCGTTCCTAACCACCACCCTGACCATCGATGAAATCAATGACATCGTGGCGATGAATTCCTATACCATCAGCGAACATCGGCAACTCACCCAGTTGTACCAAAGCTTACCGGTGCTGGCAGAAGATAAAATCAACGACTTGGCCACTTTGATGACCAACTTATTTTCCCGACAGCTAGCCACCGCCCACGAAAAAGCCAAAGTAACCCATGGCCCTCAGCCAATTGAAAGATCGTTGATGACGGTTAACAGCGATCATCGGGCGCAAATCGAAGCCAACTATGCCAACGAAGCCAAAATCACCAATGCGATTGCCTCAGGCGATCAAGTCGCCGTCCACCGTCTCAATACAACCATGACCAAGATATTTGATTCCTTCTCGAATCGAATTCCAGGCAAGCCATTACGCTCCTCAAAAAATATCTGCTTTGTTTTCAATACTATTTGTCGAATTGCCGCGCACAAAGGCGGCGTCCACCCGGTCTACCTCAACGACATTTCCGAAAAGTACGCCTTGTTAATCGAGCGCCAAAACACGCTTCAAGGTTTACACATCTTAGTCCACTCGATGACGCGGGAATATTGCCAACTGGTTCTTACCCTCTCAACTTCCGGCTATTCCCCAATGATTCAACGAGCGGCTGACTATATTCTGCTGAACCTGGGGCACCCGATCACGCTCAATCAAATTGCCCAATCTATCGGCACCAATCCGTCATACCTTTCAAGAAAATTTAAGCAGGAGGTCGGCATGACCATCACCGATTACGTCAACCACCGCCGCATCGTTTTGGCAAAACAATATTTGAGCAGACCAACGCCCTCGATTACCGACATCGCCTTGATGACCGGATTCAACGATTTAAATTATTTCATCAGAGTTTTTAAGAAGCTGACTGGCCAGACCCCACTGCAATTTCGGCAAAAGCCGACCGGTTCAGGGATTCAAAAGTAAGGTATAATGGCGTTAACAATCATTTCCAGGAGGTACTTCATGAAAATTAATCAGTTTGCATATGTTCCCACTGATCATCACACTATTGTCAAAGAGTTGGCGGATGTCCATTTCTTAACCGCCCAAACCAAAAAGATGGCAGATCCGGTCATGCTTTATCGCCAATTCCTGCTGAAATTCTTCATTGAAAAGCAGAGCTTGGCCACCCGGATTCAAAAGGTTGCTAATTTGATGGCAACCCCCACTCTAAATGCTTATGAGTTCACGACAACTCAAGCTGCCGTCAGCAAGTTAGCCTTTTATAACGTTGGCTTGCAGCTGTTGGGATTTGAAGTCGGCCTGGACTTCGAGTTGAACGACCCGTTTTCCGCCATGAAAAAATATCGACTGCCAATGGCGGTTGTCGACGATACGCTCGACCGCAATCAGGTCATTGATGCCTGGTACAAACTGCTCAATACGCGAACCAAGTTTGGGCAAACCTTGATTGATTATTTGGCGGGTCAAGGCTACTATCACCAATTCTTCGGAACCGATGAACTGAAACGGCCGCTCATCTTTAACGGTAAGTCCCAGGCGGTCTTTGATACCACTCAACTCATCCGCGACGTGGTTTACGTTGAAGCGCCCTTGGACAATGACCATGATGGCAAACGAGACCTCTTGAAAGCTGAAATCATTCGTCCGGGAGAAACTGAAAACGGCTTGAAGGTACCGGTTATTTTCACTGCCAGCCCTTACGACCAAGGGACTAACGACCACCAAGCCGATCAAATGACCCACGACGTTAATCAGGAAAAATTAACCCGCAAGCAACCCAACCATCTGAGTTATGACGACGTTAAGTTCGATTACGACAACCATGACTTGCCGGAGCCACGGACCATCAAGGATACCAACAAAGTCGCTGAAGAATCATTTGTTAAAACCTGGACTTATTCATTGAATGATTACTTCTTGGCGCGCGGTTTTGCGGTGGTCTATTCATCCGGTGTCGGCACTAAAGATTCTGACGGCGTCCGGACAACCGGGACGCCTGACGAAACCATCAGTGCCACTTCGGTCATCGAGTGGCTGCATGGCGATCGGACCGCATTTACCAACCGGTCCGATCAAATTGCCATTCCGGCTTGGTGGTCCAATGGTAACGTTGGGATGACCGGGCGCTCTTATCTTGGCACCCTCTCAACGGCGGCCGCAATGACGGGTGTTGACGGACTCAAGACCGCTGTGGTTGAAGCCGGCATCTCTAACTATTACGATTATTATCGAGAGAACGGCTTGGTCGTC
Above is a genomic segment from Lentilactobacillus buchneri containing:
- a CDS encoding Xaa-Pro dipeptidyl-peptidase; translation: MKINQFAYVPTDHHTIVKELADVHFLTAQTKKMADPVMLYRQFLLKFFIEKQSLATRIQKVANLMATPTLNAYEFTTTQAAVSKLAFYNVGLQLLGFEVGLDFELNDPFSAMKKYRLPMAVVDDTLDRNQVIDAWYKLLNTRTKFGQTLIDYLAGQGYYHQFFGTDELKRPLIFNGKSQAVFDTTQLIRDVVYVEAPLDNDHDGKRDLLKAEIIRPGETENGLKVPVIFTASPYDQGTNDHQADQMTHDVNQEKLTRKQPNHLSYDDVKFDYDNHDLPEPRTIKDTNKVAEESFVKTWTYSLNDYFLARGFAVVYSSGVGTKDSDGVRTTGTPDETISATSVIEWLHGDRTAFTNRSDQIAIPAWWSNGNVGMTGRSYLGTLSTAAAMTGVDGLKTAVVEAGISNYYDYYRENGLVVAPGGFQGEDTDVLGELTFSREQSAADYLKIKDTWLAQLKKLTAGQDRVTGSYNSFWDNRNLLKNVNIKADMLLVHGLNDWNVKLSHVYNLRNTLKNEKITQKLVLHQGQHEYLNNFRSVDFTDIVNLWLTNKLLAVDNQANQIVPDVLVQDNAEPETWNTYKDWGGNVKEIPLDDKRWTDLNENHSFSDQLPDDLFKDYIENTKKWQKALFTKNHSKLDKHSIKLVSEPLDQDITVDGRATITLRAASSADLGLLSAALVDYGVEKRLTAVPQILSAQQIITGYQWRKDDLKEFLPEKKASAYKKFTDAHMNMQNRTNNYQSDDLKPGQYSNFTIAFQPTFWRLLKGHQLGLIIYATDMDYTIRSNQDISYTVDLSASKIELPLLTADDKQG
- a CDS encoding helix-turn-helix transcriptional regulator, yielding MTAYDNQSTAELIHSLTQIDIAIIQKDGTPVVQIQENVLPAFHRLNEFDPIFQQIEQFHANGYLTYTDSAQLSYVAARLDQPDDQVVVLGPFLTTTLTIDEINDIVAMNSYTISEHRQLTQLYQSLPVLAEDKINDLATLMTNLFSRQLATAHEKAKVTHGPQPIERSLMTVNSDHRAQIEANYANEAKITNAIASGDQVAVHRLNTTMTKIFDSFSNRIPGKPLRSSKNICFVFNTICRIAAHKGGVHPVYLNDISEKYALLIERQNTLQGLHILVHSMTREYCQLVLTLSTSGYSPMIQRAADYILLNLGHPITLNQIAQSIGTNPSYLSRKFKQEVGMTITDYVNHRRIVLAKQYLSRPTPSITDIALMTGFNDLNYFIRVFKKLTGQTPLQFRQKPTGSGIQK